The Desulfovibrio sp. G11 region CTGAAATAAAAAGCGGCCACACATGCTCCAACATACGTTTGGACTACGCAATTGGACCAAACCCCGAACACCGTGTAAGCAGAACGCGGCATTGTGCAAAAAAGTGCGCAAGTGCTGCTGTCCGGCTGCAAAGGGGCTTGACGCCCTTTGCGCTTCCCCTTTATATGAAACAGCCTTATCCGTAAGGCGCGAGGGCGGGATGAAAGCACAGGAATTGTTCAGAAAGCACAAAAGTGAAATTGTTCGCCTTTGGGCCGAGGAGGTGTTTGACACCTACCCTTTTGAAACGACAGGTTTTTTGCGTACACGCAATGATCCTTTTGCCAATCCTGTCGCCCATATGACCAAAGAAGCGGCCGGTGCGCTATATGACGCCATGGCCGGCGAGCATGTTGATCCGGGGCAGACCAAAAAAGCCCTTGAACGCTTTATCAGGCTGCGCGCGGTGCAAAAATATGCTCCCAGCCAGGGATTGGGCGTGTTTTTTCTCATGAAGCCCATTCTGCGCACGCATCTTTTGCCCGAGTTCATAGCTCTGGGCGATACGGCCCCCTATATGGAAGCCGAATCGCGCCTGGACAGTCTCACCCTGCTGGCCTTTGATATGTATACTGAGGCCCGCGAGGTTGTGGCCGACCTGCGCATAACAGAAATTCGCAACCAGTACGCCCAGCTGGCGCGCTGGGCGCAAAAGCTGGAAGGCGGCCCTTCGCATCCTGCGGATTAACGCTGAACCCCGCACCTCCCGCCCGCGTCATGCCTGGCGGGTCTTTGGAGCGTGCGGCCCAGGCATTTCTCAATATCCCGTGGTGGGCTTTTGAGGCAACTTTAGTGGAAGTGAGGTAGGGAATGTTCAATTCATTACTGCTGGTGCTGCTCATAGGAGCCATCGCCTGGGCGGGAGCGGCCATAGGGCTTGCACCTCTGTTCGGCGTTGTGCTGCCTTATGTTGCAGTCGTCGTTTTTATCGTCGGTGTTATCTGGCGCATGGTGTACTGGGCCAAATCGCCAGTACCCTTCTCCATCCCCACCACCGGCGGCCAGGAAGTTTCGCTTGACTTCATCAAGCCCAACCGGCTCGACAGCCCCAGCAACACCTGGGACGTCGTGCGGCGCATGTTTCTGGAAGTATTTTTCTTCCGTTCGCTGTTCCGCAACACGGTTGCCGATGTGCGCGAAAATGACCCCATCAGCAACGGGCCGCGCACCATCTATTTTTCCTCCAAGTGGCTCTGGGTGTTTGCCCTGCTGTTCCACTACTGTTTTCTGCTGGTTTTCATCCGCCACTTCCGCTTCTTTATGGAGCCTATCCCGTCCTGTATTTCTTTTCTGGAAACCATCGACGGCATCATGCAGGTTGGTTCGCCCCGCTTTTTCATGACCGGCGGGCTGGTACTTGTAGGCGTGCTTTTTCTGCTTGGCCGCCGCATTTTCGACCAGCGTCTGCGTTACATCTCGCTGTTCAACGACTATTTCCCGTTGTGGCTTATCATCAGTATCATCAGCTCCGGCCTGTGCCTGCGCTATTTCGATAAGACCGAAATAGCCCAGGTCAAGATTTTCGTCATGGGCCTCACGCATTTTGCGCCCGTGTCCACTGCAGGCATCAACGCGCTTTTCTTCACCCACCTTACTCTGGTGTGCGTACTGCTGATTTACTTCCCCTTCTCCAAGCTCATGCATATGCCGGGCGTGTTCTTCAGCCCCACGCGCAATCTGGCCAACAATTCCCGCCGGGTGCGCCATATCAACCCCTGGAATCCGCCCAAGCAGTACTTCACCTACGCCGAGTACGAGGATACCTACCGCGAAGCCATGGCTGAAGCCGGGCTGCCGCTGGAAAAGCAACCCGAAAAGGCCGCCGAGTAAGGAGTCTTCATCATGGCAAAATTACCTACACCGCAAATGCTTGTCGCCAGCCGTCCGGACTTTCCGGCCGAAGACTGGCTTGACGTCAAGCCGGAGTTCACGCCGGGCAGTTTTTGCTATCCGGCCAAAAAAGAAACCATGGAACTGCTGCACATGCCCAATCCCCATGAGTGGGATCCGGCCGCAGAAGACTGGAATCTGCCCGAAAACTGGGAAGAAATCCTGTGCGACGCCTTTGCCGACAGGCTTGAGAAGCACCGCTCGCTCAAGCTCTTTATGGACATCTGTGTGCGTTGCGGCGCCTGTGCCGACAAGTGCCACTTCTTCCTCGGCACCAACGACCCCAAGAACATGCCCGTGCTGCGCGCCGAGCTTCTGCGCTCGCTCTACCGCCGCGATTACACCATGCTGGGCAAGCTTCTTGGCAAAAAGGTCGGCGCCCGCGGCTGGGACATGTCCGTTGTCAAGGAACTGTACTACTACGCTTACCAGTGCACCGAGTGCCGCCGCTGTTCGCTCTTCTGCCCTTACGGCATCGACACGGCTGAAATCACCGCCATCGTGCGCGAACTGATGCACGAGGTAGGCCTTGGCACGCACTGGATCATGGACCCGGTGAAAAACTGCAGCTTCACGGGCAACCACCTGGGCATCCAGCCCCACTCCTTCGTGGAAATTGTGGAAATGCTGGCCGATGACTGCGAAACCATCACCGGCATCCGCCCCAAAACGCCCTTCAACGAAAAGGGCCGGGAAATCCTGTTCATCACGCCCTCGGGTGACGTGTTTGCCGACCCCGGCATCTACACCTTCATGGGCTACCTCATGCTCTTCCACGAGCTTGACCTTGACTACACCTTCTCGACCTATGCTTCTGAAGGCGGCAACTTCGGTTCCTTCACCTCCTTCAACATGGCCAAGAAGCTCAACGCCAAGATGTATGCCGAAGCCGAGCGTCTGGGTTCCAAGTGGATTCTGGGCGGCGAATGCGGCCACATGTGGCGCGTGATCAACCAGTACATGGATACCTACAACGGCCCGTCGCCGGCTAATATGGAAATCCCCGTGTCGCCCATCACGGGTACGGTGTTCAAAAACGCCGCCTCCACCAAGATGGTGCATATTGCGGAATTTACGGCCGACCTGATTCACCACAACAAGCTGAATCTGGATCCCAGCCGTAACGACCATATCATCACCACCTTCCATGACAGCTGCAACCCCGCACGCGCCATGGGTCTGCTGGATGAACCGCGCTACGTGCTGAACGCCGTGTGCAACAACTTCCACGAAATGCCCGAAAACACCATCCGCGAGCAAACCTTCTGCTGCGGCGCCGGTTCGGGCCTGAACACCGAAGAAATCATGGAACTGCGCATGCGCGCCGGTATGCCCCGCGGCAATGCCCTGCGTTTTGTGCAAGAAAAATACGGCGTCAACCACATGGCCTGCGTGTGCGCCATCGACCGCGCCACCCTGCCCCCGCTTGCCAACTACTGGGCGCCCGGCGTCAATGTGAGCGGGCTGCATGAACTGGTGGGCAACGCCCTTGTCATGAAGGGCGAGTGCAAGCGTACCATGGACCTGCGCCAGGAAGATCTGCCCAACGTGGCGGATGATGAGGATGCGCCCGAAGCGCAGGGGGAGGGCCAATAAATGTATAACGCCAAAGCAGTTATCGTCGGAATCGTCATCTTTGTGGCCCTGTTTACCTCCCCTTTCTGGTTGAGCATGATGGGGCAGGACTATAAGAGCACAGGCATTGAGCTGCCCAAGGGCGAAAAGGAATGCATCGAGGACGTGCAGTTCATGCGCGACCAGCACATGCGCCTGCTCAATGAATGGCGCGATGAGGCCCTGCGCAAGGAAAACCGCGTTTATGTGGCCACCAGCGGCAAAAAATGGACCATCAGCCTGCAGAATACCTGCTTGAAGTGCCACAGCAACTACAAGGAATTCTGTGAGAA contains the following coding sequences:
- a CDS encoding RsbRD N-terminal domain-containing protein, which translates into the protein MKAQELFRKHKSEIVRLWAEEVFDTYPFETTGFLRTRNDPFANPVAHMTKEAAGALYDAMAGEHVDPGQTKKALERFIRLRAVQKYAPSQGLGVFFLMKPILRTHLLPEFIALGDTAPYMEAESRLDSLTLLAFDMYTEAREVVADLRITEIRNQYAQLARWAQKLEGGPSHPAD
- the dsrK gene encoding sulfate reduction electron transfer complex DsrMKJOP subunit DsrK; this encodes MAKLPTPQMLVASRPDFPAEDWLDVKPEFTPGSFCYPAKKETMELLHMPNPHEWDPAAEDWNLPENWEEILCDAFADRLEKHRSLKLFMDICVRCGACADKCHFFLGTNDPKNMPVLRAELLRSLYRRDYTMLGKLLGKKVGARGWDMSVVKELYYYAYQCTECRRCSLFCPYGIDTAEITAIVRELMHEVGLGTHWIMDPVKNCSFTGNHLGIQPHSFVEIVEMLADDCETITGIRPKTPFNEKGREILFITPSGDVFADPGIYTFMGYLMLFHELDLDYTFSTYASEGGNFGSFTSFNMAKKLNAKMYAEAERLGSKWILGGECGHMWRVINQYMDTYNGPSPANMEIPVSPITGTVFKNAASTKMVHIAEFTADLIHHNKLNLDPSRNDHIITTFHDSCNPARAMGLLDEPRYVLNAVCNNFHEMPENTIREQTFCCGAGSGLNTEEIMELRMRAGMPRGNALRFVQEKYGVNHMACVCAIDRATLPPLANYWAPGVNVSGLHELVGNALVMKGECKRTMDLRQEDLPNVADDEDAPEAQGEGQ
- the dsrM gene encoding sulfate reduction electron transfer complex DsrMKJOP subunit DsrM; its protein translation is MFNSLLLVLLIGAIAWAGAAIGLAPLFGVVLPYVAVVVFIVGVIWRMVYWAKSPVPFSIPTTGGQEVSLDFIKPNRLDSPSNTWDVVRRMFLEVFFFRSLFRNTVADVRENDPISNGPRTIYFSSKWLWVFALLFHYCFLLVFIRHFRFFMEPIPSCISFLETIDGIMQVGSPRFFMTGGLVLVGVLFLLGRRIFDQRLRYISLFNDYFPLWLIISIISSGLCLRYFDKTEIAQVKIFVMGLTHFAPVSTAGINALFFTHLTLVCVLLIYFPFSKLMHMPGVFFSPTRNLANNSRRVRHINPWNPPKQYFTYAEYEDTYREAMAEAGLPLEKQPEKAAE
- the dsrJ gene encoding sulfate reduction electron transfer complex DsrMKJOP subunit DsrJ translates to MYNAKAVIVGIVIFVALFTSPFWLSMMGQDYKSTGIELPKGEKECIEDVQFMRDQHMRLLNEWRDEALRKENRVYVATSGKKWTISLQNTCLKCHSNYKEFCEKCHTANGVDPYCWTCHIIPQGSK